One window of Nocardioides dongkuii genomic DNA carries:
- the yidC gene encoding membrane protein insertase YidC: MTPLYYAISAVLLGWHWLLTELGMDPAGGSTWALSIIGLTLVIRALLIPLFVKQIKSSRNMQLIQPKVKELQKKYGHDRERLAQETMKLYKDTGTNPFASCLPILLQMPIFFALFRLLDQAARNGTAHGLLTEKLARQFGDSQLFGSIPIAESFWGAGVWRADGGHTGVMMLALVLVLAMTATTFTTQRQLMSKNMPADALTGPYAQQQKLLLYVLPVAFGLGGVAFPIGVLLYWTTSNLWTMGQQFYVIRNNPAPGTPAAKAKEERDRAKAERKGLTVADEAVPAVEEKPRPAVRQQPKKQTREQRRQGAPRPPGGSTASRPTPKPKPKQKPKPQSKPSKGDKS, encoded by the coding sequence ATGACGCCGCTGTACTACGCCATCTCCGCCGTGCTGCTCGGGTGGCACTGGCTGCTCACCGAGCTCGGCATGGACCCGGCCGGCGGCTCGACCTGGGCGCTGTCGATCATCGGGCTGACCCTCGTCATCCGCGCGCTGCTGATCCCGCTGTTCGTCAAGCAGATCAAGTCCAGCCGCAACATGCAGCTGATCCAGCCCAAGGTCAAGGAGCTGCAGAAGAAGTACGGCCACGACCGGGAGCGTCTCGCGCAGGAGACGATGAAGCTCTACAAGGACACGGGCACCAACCCGTTCGCGTCCTGCCTGCCGATCCTGCTGCAGATGCCGATCTTCTTCGCGCTGTTCCGGCTGCTCGACCAGGCGGCCCGCAACGGCACCGCGCACGGCCTGCTGACCGAGAAGCTGGCGCGCCAGTTCGGCGACTCCCAGCTGTTCGGGTCGATCCCCATCGCGGAGAGCTTCTGGGGTGCGGGCGTCTGGCGCGCGGACGGCGGCCACACGGGTGTCATGATGCTGGCCCTGGTGCTGGTGCTCGCGATGACGGCGACCACGTTCACCACCCAGCGCCAGCTGATGAGCAAGAACATGCCGGCCGACGCGCTCACCGGTCCGTACGCCCAGCAGCAGAAGCTGCTGCTCTACGTCCTCCCCGTCGCGTTCGGTCTCGGTGGCGTCGCGTTCCCGATCGGCGTCCTCCTCTACTGGACGACCTCGAACCTGTGGACGATGGGCCAGCAGTTCTACGTGATCCGCAACAACCCCGCCCCGGGCACGCCGGCGGCGAAGGCCAAGGAGGAGCGGGACCGGGCCAAGGCGGAGCGCAAGGGCCTCACGGTCGCCGACGAGGCGGTGCCCGCGGTCGAGGAGAAGCCGCGCCCCGCCGTACGCCAGCAGCCGAAGAAGCAGACCCGTGAGCAGCGGCGCCAGGGGGCTCCCCGTCCGCCCGGCGGGTCCACGGCCAGTCGGCCGACCCCGAAGCCGAAGCCCAAGCAGAAGCCGAAGCCGCAGTCGAAGCCCAGCAAGGGAGACAAGTCGTGA